One genomic window of Cololabis saira isolate AMF1-May2022 chromosome 3, fColSai1.1, whole genome shotgun sequence includes the following:
- the znf574 gene encoding zinc finger protein 574 has translation MDSSSVYMCFPCYQEFNTLEEVLKHQLTCTAEDEQPVTPGATPVTVPVLQSQQHVINISRTDAVPQIAVSQTEIPQIAVSQTEVPQIELHIGHSSPDTGELGEFGSAEKQAADQPRILYQCGDCDELFRSLELWQHHRKEGVCQQVASPSKSTLESQVEPETSTALSETSPSDPDFSSFSQSESSKNLELESEAKALENAENQEVAQSSSSQSSEALVAEVAATVSNSDDLSPRRRGANKKPKPEPVLLCVDCGSCFGLVSELVAHRKTQHGFEEALHRCSVCGESFLNTTLFLYHRKQHRQKGEEKVVMLPEVTPEDVYSQSNGAGEQEATPSTDCQISTYTQPELFFCTLCGQSFSNDQGLVTHRKEKHGLSEPLHTCSLCGESFMNTTQYLYHRRLHSFTSVVEMVDGAEAIDVVGTKPEGGSESTKRLLSPITSESDSPLAKRSRPSFRIMSANALRGNKGSGTKSELDGSTTADSDTTNQPPPAKLLQDWARTPLPHVCPYCGKTFTRRVFLRTHVYSHTGEKLFTCKVCTKSFTNSQSLLRHSMSHTGNKPFCCDVCGKNFSQAATLKRHQRIHSSMLPRRKRGRKPVCSLDSEGAAHLFACPNCPSRFNTEDQLNHHKLLHTSHPFPCPECGEAFKRRKDLDLHSLTHQDKEPATCPHCTSQFVNQSVLEIHMQRCPVTEEERNTGRGRGQGRGRCTGQIECDLCSHRCMTQEGLDLHRLSHTGQTPLKCPVRPCRRRFTCNSSLEEHVLAHLQGTLNKSKNRPRFRCEICHKDFAYNSTFSVHMRTHTDERPFECATCGKRFRQLPHLQDHERIHTGVRPFCCWICGKSFSVAARLTEHARTHSGEKPYPCPHCSAAFRSRPNLDKHLRLHGDVAPEATEEVVQAADVAQVQKVLEGAKVLSSLAATTDVDPGTIQTIYVLQGPEGTTETVMIPSDQFNSLDGTSQVVILPSSVLGAQSITVPTISMEESEITMVETTQSPQHAIEFIVEETV, from the exons ATGGACAGTTCGTCAGTATACATGTGCTTCCCCTGCTACCAGGAATTTAATACCCTGGAAGAGGTCCTCAAGCACCAGTTGACATGCACTGCAGAAGATGAACAACCAGTCACACCAGGAGCCACCCCTGTCACCGTTCCAGTGCTGCAGTCACAG CaacatgtaataaatatatCCAGGACTGATGCGGTCCCACAGATTGCAGTCTCTCAGACAGAAATCCCACAGATTGCAGTTTCTCAGACTGAAGTCCCGCAGATTGAACTCCACATAGGACATTCATCTCCTGATACGGGTGAACTCGGGGAATTTGGATCCGCCGAAAAGCAAGCAGCAGACCAGCCGAGAATTCTCTACCAGTGTGGCGATTGTGATGAACTCTTCAGGAGTCTTGAACTATGGCAACATCACCGCAAAGAAGGAGTTTGCCAGCAGGTTGCTTCTCCGAGCAAGTCAACGCTTGAGTCACAAGTTGAGCCAGAAACATCAACAGCTCTGAGCGAAACGTCGCCTTCAGAtccagatttttcttctttctcgcAAAGTGAAAGTAGCAAAAATCTTGAACTAGAATCAGAGGCTAAAGCGCTTGAAAATGCAGAGAACCAGGAGGTTGCACAGTCCTCTTCATCTCAGAGCTCCGAGGCTCTTGTCGCTGAGGTGGCAGCTACAGTTTCTAATTCAGATGATTTGTCTCCGAGGAGGAGAGGGGCAAACAAGAAGCCTAAGCCGGAACCTGTGCTATTATGCGTGGACTGTGGTTCATGTTTTGGCCTGGTGTCTGAACTTGTGGCCCATCGCAAAACCCAGCATGGCTTTGAGGAAGCTCTGCACCGCTGCTCTGTTTGTGGGGAAAGCTTTCTGAATACCACCCTGTTCCTCTATCACCGCAAACAACACCGACAGAAGGGCGAAGAAAAGGTAGTCATGCTTCCCGAAGTGACACCAGAAGATGTTTATAGCCAGAGCAATGGGGCTGGTGAGCAGGAAGCCACACCTTCCACCGACTGTCAGATCTCCACATACACACAGCCCGAGTTGTTCTTTTGCACCCTCTGTGGGCAGAGCTTCAGCAACGATCAAGGGCTAGTCACGCACCGTAAGGAGAAGCATGGCCTCAGTGAGCCACTGCACACTTGTTCCCTCTGTGGGGAGAGCTTCATGAACACCACTCAGTACCTGTATCATCGGCGTCTGCACAGCTTCACGTCAGTGGTAGAGATGGTGGACGGGGCTGAAGCTATTGATGTTGTGGGCACTAAACCTGAGGGTGGCTCAGAGAGTACCAAGCGACTGCTGTCTCCTATTACCTCTGAATCTGATTCTCCTCTTGCAAAGAGAAGTAGGCCCTCTTTCAGGATCATGAGTGCTAATGCATTGAGAG GAAACAAAGGTTCAGGCACCAAAAGTGAACTGGATGGAAGCACTACAGCAGACTCGGACACCACAAATCAACCTCCACCGGCCAAGCTGTTACAGGACTGGGCCCGAACGCCACTACCCCACGTTTGCCCCTACTGTGGCAAGACCTTCACGCGACGCGTCTTTCTGCGCACGCACGTCTACAGCCACACCGGAGAAAAGCTCTTCACATGCAAG GTGTGCACAAAGTCATTCACCAATTCCCAGAGCCTTCTGCGCCACAGCATGAGCCACACAGGCAACAAGCCCTTTTGCTGTGATGTTTGTGGCAAAAACTTCTCCCAGGCAGCCACGCTGAAGAGACACCAACGCATCCACTCATCAATGCTGCCACGACGCAAGCGAGGACGCAAACCA GTGTGCTCTCTGGACAGTGAGGGAGCAGCTCATCTCTTTGCCTGTCCCAACTGTCCTTCAAGGTTCAACACTGAAGATCAGCTTAACCACCACAA ATTGCTTCACACCAGCCACCCATTCCCTTGCCCTGAGTGTGGAGAAGCCTTCAAACGCAGGAAAGACCTGGACCTACACTCGCTCACGCATCAAG ACAAAGAGCCAGCGACATGTCCTCACTGCACATCGCAGTTTGTGAACCAGTCCGTGTTGGAAATCCACATGCAGCGTTGTCCGGttacagaggaggagaggaataCTGGCCGTGGACGGGGCCAGGGCCGTGGCCGCTGCACCGGCCAG ATTGAGTGTGACCTTTGCAGCCATCGTTGCATGACCCAAGAGGGCCTGGACCTCCATCGATTATCCCACACAGGCCAGACACCTCTCAAGTGTCCAGTGAGGCCCTGCCGCCGCAGATTCACCTGCAACAGTTCCCTGGAGGAGCATGTGCTGGCGCATCTCCAAGGAACACTCAACAAGTCCAAAAACCGACCACGCTTCCGCTGTGAGATTTGCCACAAGGACTTTGCCTACAATTCCACCTTCAGTGTTCACATGAGGACACACACTGATGAGAGGCCCTTTGAG TGCGCCACATGTGGAAAGCGCTTCCGTCAGTTGCCCCATCTGCAGGACCACGAGCGAATCCACACCGGCGTTCGGCCTTTTTGCTGTTGGATCTGCGGCAAAAGTTTCAGTGTTGCCGCCCGCCTCACTGAGCACGCCCGGACCCACAGCGGCGAGAAGCCCTACCCCTGTCCTCACTGCTCCGCTGCCTTCCGCTCTCGCCCCAACCTGGACAAACACCTCCGCCTTCACGGAGACGTGGCTCCAGAAGCCACGGAGGAGGTGGTGCAGGCCGCCGACGTGGCCCAGGTCCAGAAGGTGCTGGAAGGGGCCAAGGTGCTCTCGTCTCTGGCCGCCACCACGGATGTCGATCCCGGCACTATACAGACCATCTATGTGCTGCAGGGACCTGAAGGAACCACTGAGACGGTCATGATCCCATCGGATCAGTTTAACAGCTTAGATGGAACCTCGCAGGTCGTCATCCTGCCCTCATCGGTTCTGGGAGCTCAGTCCATCACGGTTCCCACCATTTCCATGGAGGAAAGTGAAATTACAATGGTGGAGACCACACAGTCTCCACAACATGCCATTGAGTTTATAGTGGAAGAGACCGTTTGA